The proteins below come from a single Prolixibacter sp. NT017 genomic window:
- a CDS encoding nucleoside recognition domain-containing protein has translation MALNYIWIFFFLTAFVFGLVKLIFFGDTSVFTDMVASTFDMAKTGFQISLGLTGVLTLWMGIMRIGEKGGVVKIFSRLIGPFFNKLFPDLGKDHPAYGSIMMNLAANMLGLDNAATPMGLQAMKEMQATNPSKKTASNPQIMFLVLNTSGLTLIPISVMVYRAQLGAADPADIFIPILLATFFSTLAGVISVSIYQRIKLYDKVILAYLGGLTLLIVGMIAWMSTLSKDQVTLYSQVGSNVILFSTIIAFITLGVVRKINVYQTFIEGAKDGFSTAIKIIPYLVAILVAIGVFRASGALDFITSGIAWIFHSMGINTDFVDALPTALMKPLSGSGARGMMVDAMKNYGPDSFVGRVASTVQGATDTTFYILAVYFGSVGIKNTKYAVTCGLIADFTGIVAAILISYMFFH, from the coding sequence ATGGCATTGAATTACATTTGGATTTTCTTTTTTCTTACTGCATTTGTTTTCGGTTTGGTCAAACTCATATTCTTTGGAGACACCTCGGTTTTTACCGATATGGTAGCATCCACCTTTGATATGGCCAAAACCGGATTCCAAATTTCTCTTGGTTTAACCGGCGTTTTAACTCTATGGATGGGAATCATGCGGATAGGTGAAAAAGGGGGAGTAGTGAAGATTTTTTCCCGTCTTATCGGGCCTTTCTTCAATAAGCTGTTTCCCGATTTGGGGAAAGACCATCCGGCTTATGGTTCTATTATGATGAATCTGGCGGCGAATATGCTGGGACTGGACAATGCAGCTACTCCGATGGGATTGCAGGCCATGAAAGAGATGCAGGCGACCAATCCATCGAAGAAGACTGCCTCGAATCCGCAGATCATGTTCCTGGTATTGAATACGTCGGGGTTAACGCTCATTCCCATATCGGTGATGGTGTACCGGGCACAATTGGGAGCGGCCGATCCGGCGGATATTTTTATTCCCATATTACTGGCCACATTTTTTTCTACGCTGGCCGGTGTTATCAGCGTTTCCATTTACCAGCGCATCAAACTTTACGATAAAGTGATTCTGGCTTATCTTGGCGGATTGACACTTTTGATTGTCGGTATGATTGCCTGGATGTCGACTCTGTCGAAAGACCAGGTGACACTTTACTCGCAGGTGGGGAGCAATGTGATTCTGTTTTCCACCATTATCGCATTCATCACGTTGGGAGTCGTCAGGAAAATCAACGTGTATCAAACCTTCATCGAGGGGGCAAAGGACGGCTTTTCGACAGCGATTAAAATTATTCCGTACCTGGTGGCCATTCTGGTTGCTATTGGCGTGTTCCGGGCTTCAGGGGCGCTGGATTTTATAACGAGCGGGATTGCCTGGATATTTCATTCAATGGGAATTAACACCGACTTTGTGGATGCATTGCCCACCGCTTTGATGAAACCGTTGAGTGGTAGCGGCGCACGGGGCATGATGGTGGATGCGATGAAAAATTACGGTCCCGATTCATTCGTCGGGCGGGTAGCGTCCACCGTGCAGGGAGCAACCGATACGACTTTTTATATTTTGGCTGTCTACTTTGGCTCGGTTGGTATCAAGAATACCAAGTATGCGGTAACCTGCGGATTGATTGCCGATTTTACAGGTATCGTCGCAGCGATCCTGATTTCCTATATGTTCTTCCATTAA
- a CDS encoding RagB/SusD family nutrient uptake outer membrane protein, translating into MKKIIFLTLLAVVGTFYSCSDSWFELKPKGAASISQFYNEKGLNALLIGAYAALDGEGTDAGWAGTYAWAGSVSNWVWGSVASDDAYKGSEAGDQSTINPIERFEVTSTNGYVSDKWHALYDGISRCNDVLRAIAATPDDVVSADKKAWFAGQARFLRAHFYFDMTRTYKKVPYIDENTEAPEAVPNDHMLWPEIEADFQFAVQNLNESESNVGYATKWAAETALARVYMFEEKYSEAKPLLDDVINNGPFVLMDDFQQNYLIAYNNNKESIFEVQYSVNDGAPESFNGGYGDALNFPYAPDIGVCCGFHQPSQNLVNAYKVDANGLPLFDTFNNSDIPSLDASGDVILTNTYTDPVDPRLDFTVGRPGIPYLDWGVQGNKTWVRDVGNGGPYLYKKNMFLKSERGTLSTTSGWATGVNANNYRMYRLAHVILWRAEVAAQENDLGTAMNLVNQIRNRAKNSSVVKFDDGTPAANYDVEPYTSFPNQAYALRAVQWEMRLEFAMEGMRFFDLVRWGIAADVMNAYLAEESTKRTHLSGTSFTAGKNEYFPIPQTQIDLSVADGQSVLTQNPGY; encoded by the coding sequence ATGAAAAAGATAATTTTCCTAACCTTATTGGCTGTTGTCGGAACATTTTATTCCTGCTCCGACAGCTGGTTTGAATTAAAACCAAAAGGTGCCGCATCAATTTCCCAGTTCTATAATGAGAAGGGATTGAATGCTCTGTTGATTGGAGCGTATGCTGCGCTTGACGGTGAAGGTACCGATGCCGGATGGGCTGGTACCTACGCCTGGGCCGGTTCCGTATCGAACTGGGTGTGGGGATCGGTCGCTTCTGACGATGCTTATAAAGGATCGGAAGCTGGTGACCAGTCGACTATCAATCCGATTGAGCGTTTTGAAGTTACTTCAACTAACGGTTATGTATCGGACAAATGGCATGCATTGTATGATGGTATCTCACGCTGTAATGATGTGTTGAGAGCGATTGCCGCAACTCCGGATGATGTTGTATCGGCGGATAAGAAAGCGTGGTTTGCGGGTCAGGCTCGTTTCCTGCGTGCGCACTTCTATTTCGATATGACCCGTACTTACAAAAAAGTGCCTTATATCGATGAGAATACAGAGGCACCCGAAGCTGTTCCGAATGATCACATGTTGTGGCCGGAAATCGAAGCGGACTTCCAATTCGCAGTACAAAACCTCAACGAATCAGAATCTAATGTTGGTTACGCTACCAAATGGGCCGCAGAGACCGCTTTAGCCAGAGTATACATGTTCGAAGAAAAGTACAGCGAAGCCAAGCCGTTGTTGGATGATGTTATTAATAATGGTCCGTTTGTTTTGATGGATGATTTTCAGCAGAACTACCTGATTGCCTATAATAACAACAAAGAATCGATTTTTGAGGTGCAGTATTCAGTGAATGATGGTGCTCCTGAATCGTTCAACGGAGGTTATGGTGACGCACTGAACTTCCCGTATGCACCGGATATTGGTGTATGTTGCGGATTCCACCAGCCTTCTCAAAACCTGGTGAATGCGTACAAGGTAGATGCGAATGGTCTTCCATTATTCGATACCTTCAATAATTCAGATATTCCAAGTCTGGATGCTTCAGGAGATGTTATCTTAACTAATACGTATACTGATCCGGTTGACCCGCGTTTGGATTTTACCGTTGGGCGTCCTGGTATTCCTTATCTTGACTGGGGTGTTCAGGGAAATAAAACCTGGGTTCGTGACGTTGGTAACGGTGGTCCTTATTTGTATAAGAAAAACATGTTCCTGAAATCGGAAAGAGGAACGTTGTCAACTACTTCCGGTTGGGCAACCGGTGTTAATGCAAACAACTATCGCATGTATCGTTTGGCTCACGTTATTCTGTGGCGTGCTGAAGTAGCTGCCCAGGAAAACGATTTGGGTACAGCGATGAATCTGGTCAACCAGATTCGTAATCGTGCGAAGAATAGTTCTGTTGTCAAATTTGATGATGGTACACCTGCTGCCAACTATGATGTTGAGCCGTATACGTCATTCCCCAATCAGGCATACGCTTTGCGCGCCGTGCAGTGGGAAATGCGTCTCGAGTTTGCGATGGAAGGTATGCGTTTCTTCGACCTGGTACGTTGGGGCATAGCTGCTGATGTGATGAACGCATATCTGGCTGAAGAATCTACCAAGCGAACTCACCTTTCCGGTACCAGTTTTACGGCCGGTAAGAACGAGTATTTCCCGATTCCGCAAACACAGATTGACCTTTCTGTGGCTGACGGACAAAGTGTTTTAACTCAAAATCCCGGATATTAA
- the kdsA gene encoding 3-deoxy-8-phosphooctulonate synthase, whose product MIFNGIDHIRHKESDNFFLLAGPCAIEEETLALKIAERIVRITDDLKIPYIFKGSYRKANRSRLDSFTGIGDEKALKILRKVNETFGVPTVTDFHSAPEAAMAAEYVDMLQIPAFLCRQTDILVAAAKTGKVVNIKKGQFLSAEAMKFAVDKVRESGNPNVVITERGSTFGYQDLVVDYRGIPEMKETNECPVVMDITHSLQQPNQSSGVTGGKPELIETIARGAIAVGTDGLFIETHPDPASAKSDGANMLHLDKLENMLKRLTILRQAVNQL is encoded by the coding sequence ATGATTTTTAACGGAATTGACCATATCCGGCACAAAGAGAGCGACAATTTCTTCCTCCTGGCCGGCCCCTGCGCCATTGAAGAAGAAACCCTGGCGCTGAAAATTGCAGAGCGTATTGTTCGTATCACCGACGACCTGAAAATCCCATACATTTTCAAAGGCTCCTACCGGAAAGCCAATCGGTCGCGCCTCGATTCCTTCACCGGCATCGGCGACGAAAAAGCGCTGAAAATTCTGCGTAAAGTGAACGAAACGTTCGGTGTTCCCACTGTTACCGATTTCCACAGTGCACCTGAAGCGGCTATGGCAGCCGAATATGTCGACATGTTGCAGATACCGGCATTCCTCTGCCGCCAAACCGACATCCTGGTAGCAGCTGCCAAAACCGGCAAAGTCGTCAACATTAAAAAGGGACAATTTCTTTCGGCCGAAGCCATGAAATTTGCGGTAGATAAAGTGAGAGAATCCGGTAACCCGAATGTGGTCATCACCGAAAGGGGAAGCACCTTTGGGTACCAGGATTTGGTAGTGGATTATCGCGGCATACCGGAAATGAAGGAAACCAATGAGTGCCCGGTTGTGATGGACATCACACATTCACTGCAACAACCCAACCAGTCATCCGGAGTTACGGGAGGAAAGCCCGAGCTGATTGAAACGATTGCCCGGGGAGCTATTGCGGTGGGCACGGACGGTTTGTTCATAGAAACACATCCCGATCCGGCCAGTGCCAAATCGGACGGAGCCAATATGCTCCACCTCGACAAACTGGAAAACATGCTGAAAAGGCTCACCATCCTGAGACAAGCCGTTAATCAGCTATAA
- a CDS encoding UpxY family transcription antiterminator — protein MEATKESLTRWYAVYVKSRSEKKVLQTLAEKDIEAYLPIQKKLRQWSDRKKLVEMPLMPGYVFVHINRKDYDRVLQTEHVVCYITFGGKAAPVRDEDIESLKKMLHQDQIKVELTREDLKTGEMVEILSGPLMGMKGELVQIKGKNKVGIRLQPVGYTVMVEVPISELAVTR, from the coding sequence ATGGAAGCCACAAAAGAATCTCTGACGCGCTGGTATGCGGTATATGTAAAAAGCCGTTCTGAAAAGAAAGTGCTGCAAACACTTGCTGAGAAAGATATCGAGGCTTACTTGCCCATCCAGAAAAAACTCCGTCAGTGGAGCGACAGGAAGAAGCTGGTAGAAATGCCGCTGATGCCCGGCTATGTCTTTGTTCATATCAACCGGAAGGATTACGACCGGGTACTTCAAACAGAACATGTTGTATGCTACATTACCTTTGGAGGCAAAGCGGCACCCGTGCGCGACGAAGACATCGAATCGCTGAAAAAAATGCTTCACCAGGACCAGATCAAAGTGGAACTGACCCGCGAAGATTTGAAGACCGGCGAAATGGTCGAGATTCTTTCCGGCCCCTTAATGGGCATGAAAGGAGAACTTGTCCAAATCAAAGGAAAAAACAAAGTAGGTATTCGTTTACAGCCCGTTGGCTACACAGTCATGGTCGAAGTTCCCATCTCCGAATTGGCAGTTACCCGTTAA
- a CDS encoding outer membrane beta-barrel protein has translation MKYISVLSLLLLFTVNASAQSENWSFALSMGGAWPVNAFKNNNPDNVKAGHAEKGFNMTLESNYALQDNLSLTGMLNFGNNPVNRDGVGTRLENMFKQNYDITAAERDYLKLNSNSWLWGSILVGPRYSINFNTFSWDFQALGGVNVNLVPNQQLTYDNPNNNWFYINHATNRNNLAFAWKAGTALRFAVSPRTNLQVGLSYFQSSAKISREEKEVDKGTGTNLTRAILSEESNHYTLSTLNATIGFVYYLDI, from the coding sequence ATGAAATACATATCTGTCCTTTCATTGCTTCTGTTATTCACCGTCAATGCTTCAGCGCAATCCGAAAACTGGTCGTTTGCGTTGTCAATGGGTGGCGCCTGGCCAGTGAATGCCTTCAAAAACAATAATCCGGACAATGTGAAAGCCGGTCATGCCGAAAAAGGTTTCAACATGACGCTTGAGTCGAACTACGCACTCCAGGATAATCTGTCGCTCACCGGAATGCTCAATTTCGGCAACAATCCGGTCAACCGGGATGGCGTTGGCACCAGGCTGGAAAACATGTTCAAACAGAACTACGACATCACCGCAGCTGAGCGGGATTACCTAAAACTAAATTCCAACTCATGGCTTTGGGGAAGTATTTTGGTAGGGCCGAGATACAGTATCAATTTCAACACCTTCAGTTGGGATTTTCAGGCGCTGGGAGGCGTAAATGTCAATTTGGTGCCCAACCAGCAGCTTACTTATGACAATCCGAATAATAACTGGTTTTATATCAATCATGCCACCAACCGGAATAACCTGGCATTTGCCTGGAAAGCAGGAACAGCTCTGCGCTTCGCCGTCTCTCCACGAACAAATTTACAGGTTGGCCTGAGCTACTTTCAATCGTCTGCTAAAATTTCCCGCGAAGAAAAAGAAGTAGATAAAGGAACCGGCACCAATCTTACCAGAGCCATCCTAAGCGAGGAAAGTAATCACTACACGCTTTCTACTCTGAATGCTACCATTGGGTTCGTTTATTATTTGGACATTTAA
- a CDS encoding TonB-dependent receptor: MKKCNLSSVPDGNWTRKLLTMLLLFVFMAGSAFAQTKTLSGTVTGEDGVPIPGVTVMVKGTSVGTVTDLNGEYTLTGVPADAETLVVSYIGMKTQEIEIGDQTNISATLAPDVVGVDEVVVVGYGTQQKKSLTGSVASVSEDELRAVPAANAASRLQGRVAGVTITNDNSPGGDATVRIRGYGTINNNNPLFVIDGVPTTGGLSRINPNDIESMTVLKDASSAAIYGVRAANGVVIITTKRGKAGKPKVSFDARYGVQRTTNKLDLLNTKEYGDLVWMVAANDSYLTGATVVPNHPQYGTGASPQIPDYIIPTFAFEGEPMTDPSTYNNDDTKGPLNLITRANKQGTDWYDEIFDPAPIQEYNVNISGGTEKGTYAVSMGYLNQEGVVIHTGFERYSMRSNMDAQLTDWLKMGQSLGVTYTKRQGSYGTNNDEGNAVSQAYRMQPIVPVYDIMGNFAGTKANGTGNGANPVANLTRDKDDWGTDLRVLANGYAEIKPMKDLTFKTLFGIDLNNGRSKDYTIRNIEFAEAIATNSLSEYHGYTLQWNWANTLNYNKTINNTHYINVLLGSEAVSNKYEEFTAGRSKFFSDDVDYRYLNAGEINQVNTGYATDWKTFSYFGRLNYDYMHKYLLEAVVRRDASSRFGAANRWGTFPAFSVGWRISEESFMGDVPWLDDLKLRAGWGQNGNDQIGNYDTYAIYSATSWMSFYSVSGDNTSSSAGFNNTSLANPDVKWETTTTTDIGLDMTILDNRLELNFDWYDKKTTDMLYPVQLPATYGNATRPSVNIGDMKNTGYDIMLTYHGKVGKDFIYNVRANASHYKNEVIKLNDNSAEVLWGANLRQRTYTRSEAGHPISSFYGYEVVGIFNSWDEANSWPAFGDYNKPGRFKYKDQNGDGVIDADNDRTYIGSPHPDLTYGLNIDMTYKNFDMTMFFQGSLGNDVINYVNRWIDFNNFAGNRSKKRLYESWTVERYANGEKISLPIAESNDETSQDPNSFFVEDGSYFRMKDFQLGYTLPARLSNRWGIDRLRVYFQATNLFTITDYSGLDPEIRDTAGNADQRLGVDEGVYPTAQTFMFGVNLNL, from the coding sequence ATGAAAAAATGTAATCTGAGTTCTGTTCCGGATGGAAATTGGACAAGGAAGCTCCTGACCATGCTCCTTCTGTTTGTTTTTATGGCAGGATCAGCCTTTGCGCAAACAAAGACCTTAAGCGGTACAGTAACCGGTGAGGACGGAGTGCCTATTCCGGGTGTAACCGTCATGGTGAAAGGTACATCTGTTGGTACAGTTACCGACCTTAATGGTGAGTATACCCTGACCGGTGTTCCTGCAGATGCTGAAACATTAGTGGTTTCGTACATTGGTATGAAAACGCAGGAAATTGAGATAGGGGATCAGACCAATATTAGTGCCACCTTGGCTCCTGACGTTGTGGGAGTAGATGAAGTGGTGGTTGTGGGTTATGGTACCCAACAGAAAAAATCGTTGACCGGTTCCGTAGCTTCTGTTTCGGAGGATGAGCTTCGTGCTGTTCCTGCTGCGAACGCTGCCTCTCGTCTGCAGGGACGTGTTGCCGGTGTAACCATTACCAACGACAACTCTCCTGGTGGTGACGCTACGGTTCGTATCCGTGGTTATGGTACCATTAATAACAACAACCCTTTGTTCGTGATTGACGGAGTGCCGACAACCGGTGGATTGAGCCGTATTAACCCGAACGATATTGAGTCGATGACCGTATTGAAAGATGCTTCTTCGGCAGCTATTTACGGGGTGCGTGCTGCAAACGGTGTTGTTATTATCACTACTAAACGTGGTAAAGCCGGTAAACCGAAAGTAAGCTTCGACGCCCGTTATGGTGTTCAGCGTACGACCAATAAACTTGACCTGTTGAATACCAAGGAATATGGTGATTTGGTTTGGATGGTAGCTGCCAATGACAGTTATCTGACGGGAGCGACCGTTGTACCTAATCACCCACAGTACGGAACCGGAGCTTCTCCGCAGATTCCGGATTATATCATCCCTACCTTTGCGTTTGAAGGTGAGCCGATGACTGACCCTTCTACCTACAACAATGATGATACCAAAGGGCCGCTGAACCTGATTACCCGCGCCAACAAGCAGGGTACTGATTGGTATGACGAGATTTTTGATCCGGCACCCATTCAGGAATATAACGTTAATATTTCCGGTGGAACCGAAAAAGGTACCTATGCCGTAAGTATGGGATACCTGAACCAGGAAGGTGTTGTGATACATACTGGTTTTGAGCGTTATTCGATGCGTTCGAATATGGATGCTCAGCTGACCGATTGGTTGAAGATGGGACAGAGCCTGGGAGTTACCTACACCAAACGTCAAGGTTCGTACGGAACCAACAACGATGAAGGTAACGCTGTATCACAGGCTTATCGTATGCAGCCTATTGTTCCGGTTTACGATATTATGGGCAATTTCGCCGGTACCAAAGCAAACGGAACCGGTAACGGAGCCAACCCGGTTGCGAACCTGACCCGTGATAAAGATGACTGGGGCACCGATTTGCGCGTTCTGGCCAATGGCTATGCGGAAATTAAGCCGATGAAAGATTTGACTTTCAAAACGCTGTTTGGGATCGATTTGAACAATGGCCGTAGCAAGGATTATACCATTCGTAACATCGAATTCGCCGAAGCGATTGCCACCAACAGCCTTTCCGAATATCATGGTTATACTTTGCAGTGGAACTGGGCGAACACGCTGAACTATAATAAGACCATAAACAATACGCATTACATTAATGTATTGTTGGGTTCTGAAGCTGTTTCCAATAAATATGAAGAGTTCACAGCCGGACGTAGCAAGTTCTTCTCGGACGATGTTGATTACCGCTATCTGAATGCCGGTGAGATCAACCAGGTGAATACCGGTTATGCTACTGACTGGAAAACGTTCTCCTATTTTGGTCGTTTGAACTATGACTACATGCACAAATACCTGCTGGAAGCTGTTGTTCGCCGTGATGCATCTTCCCGATTCGGAGCTGCTAACCGTTGGGGTACTTTCCCTGCATTCTCAGTCGGATGGCGTATTTCAGAAGAAAGCTTTATGGGCGACGTCCCGTGGCTGGATGACCTGAAACTGCGTGCCGGTTGGGGACAAAACGGTAACGACCAGATTGGTAACTATGATACTTATGCCATTTATAGTGCTACCAGTTGGATGTCGTTCTATTCCGTTTCCGGAGACAATACATCTTCATCAGCCGGTTTTAACAATACTTCGCTGGCTAACCCGGATGTAAAATGGGAAACCACTACTACTACAGACATTGGGTTGGATATGACCATTCTGGATAACCGGTTGGAACTTAATTTTGACTGGTATGACAAGAAAACAACCGATATGCTTTATCCGGTACAGTTACCTGCTACCTATGGTAATGCAACCCGTCCATCAGTGAATATCGGTGACATGAAGAACACCGGTTATGATATCATGCTGACTTACCACGGAAAAGTAGGTAAGGATTTCATCTATAACGTAAGGGCTAATGCATCGCATTACAAGAATGAAGTCATTAAGTTGAATGATAATTCGGCTGAGGTTCTTTGGGGAGCCAACCTGCGCCAACGTACTTATACCCGTTCAGAAGCCGGACATCCGATTTCTTCCTTCTACGGTTATGAGGTTGTTGGTATTTTTAACAGTTGGGATGAGGCGAATTCATGGCCAGCCTTCGGTGATTACAACAAACCTGGTCGCTTCAAATACAAGGATCAGAATGGTGACGGTGTAATTGATGCTGACAATGACCGTACTTATATTGGTAGTCCTCACCCGGACCTGACTTATGGTTTGAACATCGATATGACCTATAAGAACTTTGACATGACCATGTTCTTCCAGGGATCACTTGGAAACGATGTTATCAACTATGTGAACCGCTGGATTGATTTCAACAACTTTGCCGGTAACCGAAGCAAAAAGCGTCTGTACGAATCGTGGACAGTTGAACGGTATGCCAACGGCGAAAAAATCTCATTGCCGATTGCTGAATCGAACGATGAGACCAGTCAGGACCCGAACAGTTTCTTTGTTGAAGACGGTTCTTATTTCCGGATGAAGGATTTCCAGTTGGGTTATACCCTGCCTGCACGTCTGTCTAACCGTTGGGGAATCGATCGCCTGCGTGTTTACTTCCAGGCTACTAACCTGTTTACGATTACTGATTACAGTGGACTGGATCCGGAAATTCGCGATACTGCGGGTAATGCGGACCAACGTCTGGGGGTAGACGAAGGTGTTTATCCGACAGCACAAACCTTCATGTTTGGTGTGAATCTGAACTTGTAA
- a CDS encoding SLBB domain-containing protein, whose translation MLKLKTIFTLVILSLTLTVSQGMAQTQSSDINPSQVDVSKLSDAQVRKIMKEIQDRGLTQEQAVALAKARGASQAQIDQLMARIQQLQNGTGLEQPVKEDTSTETPTAQTDSLSVKAPILPTPENEKVFGFKLFNSKNLTFEPSVNIPTPKDYVLGIGDELVITVWGASQATYQLTIDQNGAINIPDIGPVYVAGSTFEEANKQIQKRLISIYSGLSGANPNTYAEVSMGTVRSIKVNVIGDVNAPGTYTLPATASAFNALYLSGGPTENGSFRNIQVIRGGKVVHTIDVYDFLVNANPKANVQLRDQDILFVPTYEERIDVEGAFKRDGLFEVKKGETLANLIKYAGGFAENAYTQNISVTRNTEKEKSIQDVDHAQFSKFTMQNGDMVKADTLLDRYTNRVTINGAVFRPGSYQWKEGMKLSDLLKKADGPKEEAFLNRAILSRRKANWEWENIAFNLGDVEKGTWDTDLRPNDVVTIRSIFDMREDQTVNIVGEVLNPGKFPYNDKMTLEDLIFRAGGFKENADVGFIEVARRLSHSEASETTNQLSHIFTFQVPRNLKLNPKDAGFVLEPFDQVYVRRAPGYRDQGSVMVDGEVVYAGSYSIAHKNERISDIINRAGGFTRDAYLKGATLTRSTGLTQEEIDARKTLMEKDSTLKLDITPKQLVGIDLQKIMANPGSDIDLMLMPGDELHIPKKMQTIKVSGGVMNPVAQTFEQGKSLRSYINKAGGFAPRARRGKVYVIYPNGTTATTHSFLFLARNYPKITPGSEIIVPARPDKEGMSAAQWISLSSALSAMSLTIVTLVNKL comes from the coding sequence ATGTTGAAGTTGAAAACCATTTTCACCCTGGTGATACTGTCACTGACTCTGACGGTTTCGCAGGGAATGGCACAAACCCAAAGTAGCGATATCAATCCATCGCAGGTGGATGTAAGTAAGCTAAGCGATGCTCAGGTCCGTAAAATCATGAAGGAAATACAGGACCGCGGTTTGACACAGGAACAGGCCGTCGCGCTGGCCAAAGCACGGGGCGCATCCCAGGCGCAAATTGACCAGCTGATGGCACGAATCCAGCAGCTGCAAAATGGTACGGGCCTCGAACAGCCTGTTAAGGAAGACACTTCAACGGAAACACCAACGGCACAAACCGACTCCCTTTCGGTGAAAGCCCCCATTTTACCCACGCCGGAAAACGAAAAAGTCTTTGGCTTCAAACTGTTCAATTCAAAAAATCTCACCTTCGAACCCTCTGTCAATATTCCTACACCCAAAGATTATGTATTAGGCATTGGCGACGAATTGGTGATTACGGTTTGGGGAGCCTCTCAGGCCACTTACCAGCTGACCATCGACCAAAATGGCGCCATCAACATCCCCGATATCGGTCCGGTATATGTGGCAGGCAGCACGTTCGAAGAAGCCAACAAGCAAATTCAAAAACGACTTATCAGTATTTACAGCGGACTTTCAGGTGCCAATCCCAACACCTATGCAGAAGTCAGCATGGGAACGGTTCGCAGCATCAAAGTCAATGTCATTGGCGATGTGAATGCACCGGGAACCTATACCCTGCCGGCCACTGCTTCCGCGTTCAACGCGCTTTACCTTTCCGGTGGACCTACTGAGAATGGTTCGTTCAGAAACATCCAGGTGATTCGTGGCGGCAAAGTCGTTCACACCATCGATGTATACGACTTCCTGGTCAATGCCAACCCAAAAGCCAACGTGCAGTTGCGCGACCAGGATATCCTTTTTGTCCCCACCTACGAAGAACGCATTGACGTTGAAGGCGCCTTCAAACGCGATGGTTTGTTTGAAGTGAAAAAAGGGGAAACACTGGCCAACCTGATCAAATATGCCGGTGGTTTTGCCGAAAATGCCTACACACAAAACATTTCGGTTACCCGGAATACAGAAAAGGAAAAAAGCATTCAGGACGTCGACCATGCTCAATTCAGCAAATTCACCATGCAAAATGGCGATATGGTGAAAGCCGACACTTTGCTCGACCGGTACACCAACCGCGTCACCATCAACGGAGCCGTTTTCCGTCCCGGTTCCTACCAGTGGAAAGAGGGAATGAAACTCTCCGACCTGCTGAAAAAAGCGGACGGTCCCAAAGAAGAAGCGTTCCTCAACCGTGCCATCCTCTCCCGCCGCAAAGCCAACTGGGAGTGGGAAAACATCGCTTTCAACCTGGGTGATGTGGAAAAAGGCACGTGGGATACCGATCTCAGGCCCAATGATGTGGTCACCATCCGCTCCATCTTCGATATGCGGGAAGACCAGACAGTGAATATTGTGGGAGAGGTACTCAATCCCGGCAAGTTCCCTTACAATGACAAAATGACATTGGAAGACCTGATTTTCCGCGCTGGTGGCTTCAAGGAAAATGCCGATGTGGGCTTCATCGAAGTGGCCCGCCGGCTGAGTCACAGCGAAGCGTCGGAAACGACCAACCAGCTGTCGCACATTTTCACCTTTCAGGTCCCCCGGAATTTAAAACTGAACCCGAAGGATGCCGGTTTTGTTCTGGAACCGTTCGACCAGGTATATGTACGCCGCGCACCCGGATACCGCGACCAGGGAAGTGTAATGGTTGACGGGGAAGTTGTTTACGCCGGGAGTTACAGCATCGCGCACAAAAACGAGCGCATTTCCGACATCATCAACCGGGCCGGAGGCTTTACCCGGGACGCTTACCTGAAGGGAGCGACCCTCACCCGCAGCACCGGCTTAACCCAGGAAGAGATCGATGCTCGTAAAACCTTGATGGAAAAAGACAGTACCCTGAAGTTAGATATCACTCCCAAACAACTGGTCGGTATCGATCTGCAGAAAATCATGGCCAATCCCGGCAGTGATATCGACCTCATGCTGATGCCCGGTGACGAGCTGCACATTCCGAAAAAGATGCAGACCATCAAGGTATCCGGTGGTGTGATGAACCCGGTAGCACAGACCTTTGAACAAGGAAAATCCCTCCGGAGTTACATCAATAAAGCCGGAGGTTTTGCCCCGCGCGCACGGCGCGGAAAGGTGTATGTCATCTACCCCAACGGTACAACAGCTACAACCCACTCCTTCCTGTTCCTCGCCCGGAACTATCCGAAAATAACACCCGGCAGCGAAATCATCGTCCCGGCCCGCCCGGATAAGGAAGGCATGTCCGCCGCTCAATGGATCAGCCTCTCCAGTGCCCTTAGCGCCATGTCGTTAACGATCGTCACACTGGTAAATAAATTGTAA